From a region of the Tamandua tetradactyla isolate mTamTet1 chromosome 10, mTamTet1.pri, whole genome shotgun sequence genome:
- the GATD3 gene encoding glutamine amidotransferase-like class 1 domain-containing protein 3, mitochondrial, protein MAAVRALLAPRLVAASAFAPLPGRLRLLPPDGRVLSPRAALHGSASRTGPRVALVLSGCGVFDGTEIHEASAVLVHLSRAGADVEIFAPDVAQMHVIDHAKGQPSESETRNVLAESARIARGKITDLAKLRAANHDAAIFPGGFGAAKNLSTFAVDGKDCKVNADVERVLKEFHRAGKPIGLCCIAPILAAKVLRGVEVTVGHEQEEGGKWPYAGTADTIRALGAKHCAREVTEAHVDQKNRVVTTPAFMCETALHHIHDGIGAMVRKVLELSGK, encoded by the exons ATGGCGGCCGTCCGGGCTCTCCTGGCGCCGAGGCTGGTGGCGGCCTCCGCGTTCGCGCCACTCCCGGGCCGCCTGCGGCTGCTGCCCCCTGACGGGCGGGTGCTCTCCCCGCGCGCGGCCCTGCACGGCTCCGCGTCGCGCACCGGGCCCAGGGTCGCGCTG GTGCTGTCCGGCTGCGGCGTCTTCGACGGCACCGAGATCCACGAGGCCTCCGC GGTCTTGGTCCACCTGAGCCGGGCAGGGGCGGACGTGGAGATCTTTGCTCCTGATGTTGCTCAGATGCACGTGATTGACCACGCCAAGGGCCAGCCTTCGGAGAGTGAAACCAG GAATGTTTTAGCTGAATCGGCAAGGATTGCCCGTGGCAAGATCACAGACCTGGCCAAGCTCAGAGCCGCCAACCACGATGCTGCCATATTCCCTGGAGGATTTGGTGCTGCCAAAAACCT GAGCACGTTTGCCGTGGACGGAAAGGACTGTAAAGTCAACGCGGACGTGGAGCGCGTCCTGAAGGAGTTCCACAGGGCTGGGAAGCCCATCGG CTTGTGCTGCATTGCGCCCATCCTCGCCGCCAAAGTGCTGCGTGGCGTTGAGGTCACCGTGGGCCACGAGCAGGAGGAGGGCGGCAAGTGGCCGTATGCTGGGACCGCCGACACCATCAGAGCCCTGGGCGCCAAACACTGTGCGAGGGAAGTGACC GAAGCCCACGTGGACCAGAAGAACAGGGTGGTCACCACCCCAGCCTTCATGTGCGAGACGGCGCTCCACCACATCCACGACGGCATCGGGGCCATGGTGCGCAAGGTGCTGGAACTCTCGGGAAAGTGA